In Thiothrix unzii, the sequence ATCAGCATTAGTCAAACTAACCAGCTTCGCATTTTCTTGAATCGGGAAAATGCTGCTATCAGGCGGACTAAATGGGTTACGGTCAATGAACACGTAAAACCGGTCATCACTTTCACTCAACGGGCGGGTACGATAACCGCTGCCAATGGCCAGTGTTAAGATGGTTTTACCCTGATGCTGCATTAATGCAATATCTGGCTCATAAAAGAACATGCGTTTATTAACGGCGGTTCCGCCTACGTTAGCAAACTCACTCAAACGTGCCTTGCTGTAGTCGTAAAACGTATCTGCACCAGCGGGTAATAAATCGCCGACATCCACATCCATATCCACACGCCATACGTGTCCTCCGGTATCAGCGAAATACAAACGATCTAATGCACCGTTGCGATCCATATCCATTACCCGAATATCGCCCGGAATACTGTCTGTTAATTTCGCTGCTGCACCTGTTACATTATCACGCAATGACCAAACTAACGCGCCAGTATCCGCCCGCACGATATAGACATTGCGCCCTTTACTATCTGCTGCACGAGTAACGCTTGCAGTATTTTCCGTATTTTTTACCGGATCATAACCACCACCAAATACCAATACATCGACCAACTCACTATCATGAGTTGCATTTTCCGGGCTATTTTTAGCTAGACGCATTTTAGCAAACGCTGGTTTTGACCATGCCTGCCCTAACTCACTAAAGCCGGAAGTTTGATCCGTAATATACCAAACGATTTTTGGAGAGGCAATGGTGCTAATATCCAGCATGTAATATTCATTACCACCTTGACGCAATCCAAAATACACATAAGTTTTATAAGGATCTGCGGCATCTAAAACATTATCACCATCGTCGTCATATTGAAAACGCCATACATTCAATGCACCATCAATACCGGAAATATGCTTTTTCGGCTGGGCATTTTGATAGAAAGTATCGACATTTTTCAGTAAAGATTTTGGCATAAATGCCCATTTTTCAACGCCCGTATCAGCATCAATCGCGTGCAAATAGCCTTCATTACTACCAACTATAATGTACGGTTTAGAATCATCTGCGGTAATCAGTTGTGGTTTACCGTTGAGCATATCGCCCATGTGATAACGGGGTGTGCCATCAGCTTTTTTACCACGGATGAAGTCTACCAAATTATCGCGCATCGCATTATCGGATGCTGCCAACCCTAACATCACAGGTGTAACATTGGTTTTATCTAAATTCAGCACTGGCACATTGAGTTTAACATCTGAGGTATGCGTCAATAACTTTCGAGCATCTGGTAACGGGAGTTTATTGGCAGCACCACCTTTAGTGACATCTTTACCATCTTGTGTCGCACTCCATAAATCTTGAGCATTATCTTTAAATACCCCTTGAGCATCGACGGCTTCATTACCATTCTTATCAATTAATTTACCCGTACTATCACGTTTAAACTTCTTGAGATTTCCCGGCCATAAAGGCAATACATTACGGTCAAAAACTGGTATGTACACAAACTCGCTATGGCTTAACAATGAGCCTTGATCCACCTGATAACTTGGTGAACTGAATGAAGAAGCCGAAGCCGTTACCTTATTGATAATACTATTAAAAGCATCCAATAACGTCGCAGTATCCGATGCTTCAAAGAAACCACCTGCCGCTAAAGTGCGCATATAGCTCATTGGATTAAACAACGAAGTCATTACTTGCTGTTCATAATCGGTTAACTCTGCCAATGTCGGTGCGGCTGGCAATGCAGGTTGCAATCCGTCACCCGTACTTTGAAAGATTGGCGTACCAGATAATTGTAATTTAGGCGAAGTTTCATCCTGCACGCGCTTAATCACGTTTTCAAATGCCAGTTTCAAACTATCCGCATCATCTGCTTGTGCATAACCCGCAGGTACACTCGCTAACGCTT encodes:
- a CDS encoding pilus assembly protein; this translates as MKNTPRKLRWLLWLAPLLFASTLMADETDIYYAQNTSANPNILFVLDNSGSMNCTDPATGTVIASCLSAGKSRQEVMKDVFSQVLTTAPTNLNIGLMRYGGHGEDAANGVSFPVKPIDLDKDGNGSAMSIIQASTPEGLDNLPNPQGMNQPVREFLKDVASDWGAYGYTPIVDALYEATRYYRGEDVLFGRKLPDHIRAAHPSSYTGTLDPGSACGEITSCVKDWWECWQTIVPGSCRTEQRDACTWGVVANDACCWVPDSVDEAGNASGGSCTSYTCPRYDCTDTPKPTNVEVCDQQLCDGEPTGVAKYKTPIEQECQSNYIVLMSDGRPEYSASRGGINALPTAATDIATLTTETCVDSPNGYKSGTCGPELTKFLLNEDQSTTLDGDQFIQTFAIGFGLNDVNATNYLKALASVPAGYAQADDADSLKLAFENVIKRVQDETSPKLQLSGTPIFQSTGDGLQPALPAAPTLAELTDYEQQVMTSLFNPMSYMRTLAAGGFFEASDTATLLDAFNSIINKVTASASSFSSPSYQVDQGSLLSHSEFVYIPVFDRNVLPLWPGNLKKFKRDSTGKLIDKNGNEAVDAQGVFKDNAQDLWSATQDGKDVTKGGAANKLPLPDARKLLTHTSDVKLNVPVLNLDKTNVTPVMLGLAASDNAMRDNLVDFIRGKKADGTPRYHMGDMLNGKPQLITADDSKPYIIVGSNEGYLHAIDADTGVEKWAFMPKSLLKNVDTFYQNAQPKKHISGIDGALNVWRFQYDDDGDNVLDAADPYKTYVYFGLRQGGNEYYMLDISTIASPKIVWYITDQTSGFSELGQAWSKPAFAKMRLAKNSPENATHDSELVDVLVFGGGYDPVKNTENTASVTRAADSKGRNVYIVRADTGALVWSLRDNVTGAAAKLTDSIPGDIRVMDMDRNGALDRLYFADTGGHVWRVDMDVDVGDLLPAGADTFYDYSKARLSEFANVGGTAVNKRMFFYEPDIALMQHQGKTILTLAIGSGYRTRPLSESDDRFYVFIDRNPFSPPDSSIFPIQENAKLVSLTNADGTDNTSAIGASKSLLTETTLHGWYYDLPNTGEKVLAPAVTFMNKVIFTTFASAPASEEGIDPCSAPPNSARAYVLDLFNGGAAVNLDRKDGDAERSVIAGVNEILDAAQVVFSKPTAADGTACKAGDCGTQVAEVRIGKMNLPLIDNTNIPLGTNMGDILPRVFWRDELKGTE